A single genomic interval of Alistipes provencensis harbors:
- a CDS encoding efflux RND transporter permease subunit yields MRKAITAFVRYPFYAQALVFLTLVFGIAALFSIRKASFPITESRLITVSVTYQGATPKEMEEGVTTLVENALRGVVGVKEISSKSMENQSLVSILIRTDYDVDVVLNDIKNAIDKISNFPAGAENPVITKTKTTSLSGFLALTQTRGPEDIMLLKRTAQRIEDDFLGSGLISQVTLIGYPTRMEMSVEVREEVLQRYGMSFSEIKNAIAANNLDIYGGKIKNPREEIKINSRYRSVSAADVERIVVRANANGDLIRVGDVADVRMIFEDIPTASYVDGERNVMFRIDNLATEDLERISAYLHDYIREFNARGNGYRLEFMHDFLETLRGQLNILYSNGLAGMLLVVLCLSLFLSFRLSVWVAWGIPMAFLSMFVVAVLMGLTMNFISVFGMILIVGILVDDGIVISENIYTRFQQGLPARKAAVEGTMEVLPAVLVSVLTTLVAFLPILFIQGNLEMMYEMAVVVIVCLLFSLLESMFMLPAHCASAKVLAPPSTTSFYGRIRSGFDRGMRSLCERVYLPFVRWALGHRSVVLSSLAACFLLTAGLVGGGRIGFTILPSMNEDSFNIELAMKPGTNYDQLTAELKRIESVVWRVDSMLMERYREPSFIKLINMRTGTAFSGSETGSHAGSVVVFLRRLDQSEIGTDEIKACISKELGTIPSAYKFAIGAGHRFGAQVSISLFGYDMETLERASFEFQARLRELDALYNVIDNAQLGGQEVRVRLKPLAYSLGLTQQQVMGQVREAFYGSLAQRLQEGKDEVWFYVRYPDTDRRTMGDLVKMMIRTTNGVYPLGELCDLDLGRSVLSINHYNGRKEIRVDAYMEDASASVIPVMEEIEQHILPEILARYPDITYMQQGQMKDMRDEMQTIKGFYMIALFVIVMILVIYLRSTLQMSLVVLMIPVGCMSAIWGHWIEGVPLSMMTIWGMVALSGTIINDAVVFISRYNDCLKLSMKVDEAIVEAARSRFRPIILTSLTTTAGLFPLIREGSSDARFVLPMAITLGYGILFGTFFILTCFPVLIKMANRFKFFFLRLRHPDATPESAETAVKDMARNTDFNE; encoded by the coding sequence ATGCGAAAAGCAATCACTGCATTCGTTCGGTATCCGTTCTATGCGCAGGCGTTGGTGTTCCTGACGCTGGTCTTCGGCATCGCAGCCTTGTTTTCCATCCGCAAGGCTTCGTTCCCGATTACCGAGTCCCGGCTGATCACCGTATCGGTGACCTATCAGGGCGCCACGCCCAAGGAAATGGAGGAGGGCGTGACGACGCTCGTCGAAAATGCGCTGCGGGGCGTGGTCGGAGTCAAGGAGATCAGCTCCAAATCTATGGAGAACCAGTCGCTCGTGTCCATACTCATTCGCACCGACTACGATGTCGATGTGGTGTTGAACGACATCAAGAACGCGATAGACAAAATCTCGAATTTCCCTGCCGGGGCGGAGAATCCGGTCATCACCAAGACCAAAACTACGTCGCTTTCCGGATTTCTGGCTCTGACCCAGACACGCGGGCCGGAGGACATCATGCTGTTGAAGCGTACGGCGCAACGTATCGAGGACGACTTTCTGGGTTCGGGCCTGATCTCGCAGGTGACGCTGATCGGCTATCCGACACGGATGGAGATGTCCGTCGAGGTTCGTGAAGAGGTGTTGCAGCGTTACGGCATGAGCTTCTCGGAGATCAAGAACGCCATTGCCGCCAACAACCTCGATATTTACGGCGGCAAGATCAAAAATCCCCGGGAGGAGATCAAGATCAATTCGCGCTATCGGTCGGTTTCAGCCGCCGACGTGGAACGGATCGTGGTGCGGGCCAATGCCAACGGCGATCTGATTCGTGTGGGAGATGTGGCCGACGTGCGGATGATCTTCGAGGACATTCCGACGGCGAGCTATGTCGACGGCGAGCGCAACGTCATGTTCCGTATCGACAATCTGGCGACCGAGGACTTGGAGCGTATCTCCGCTTATCTGCACGATTACATCCGCGAGTTCAACGCGCGCGGTAACGGCTACCGGCTCGAATTCATGCACGATTTTCTCGAAACGCTCCGCGGGCAGCTCAATATTTTGTACAGCAACGGTTTGGCCGGTATGCTGCTGGTGGTGTTGTGTTTGTCGCTGTTCCTGAGCTTCCGTCTCTCGGTGTGGGTGGCGTGGGGCATTCCGATGGCCTTCCTCAGCATGTTCGTCGTGGCGGTGCTCATGGGGTTGACCATGAATTTCATATCGGTGTTCGGCATGATCCTCATCGTGGGAATCCTCGTCGACGACGGTATCGTCATCAGCGAAAATATCTATACGCGGTTTCAGCAGGGGCTACCGGCGCGGAAAGCGGCCGTCGAGGGAACGATGGAGGTGCTGCCCGCTGTGCTGGTTTCCGTGTTGACGACGCTGGTCGCGTTTCTGCCGATTCTCTTCATTCAGGGCAATCTCGAAATGATGTACGAAATGGCGGTGGTCGTTATCGTCTGCCTGCTGTTTTCCCTGTTGGAGAGTATGTTCATGCTTCCGGCCCACTGTGCGTCGGCCAAGGTTCTGGCGCCGCCTTCGACCACTTCGTTCTACGGGCGTATCCGCAGCGGATTCGACCGGGGAATGCGCTCGCTGTGCGAACGGGTCTATCTGCCTTTCGTCCGCTGGGCTCTCGGACACCGGTCGGTCGTGTTGTCGTCGCTCGCCGCCTGTTTTCTGCTGACGGCCGGATTGGTCGGCGGCGGCCGCATCGGTTTTACGATCCTGCCGTCGATGAACGAAGACAGCTTCAACATCGAACTGGCGATGAAGCCGGGTACGAATTACGACCAGTTGACGGCTGAACTCAAGCGCATCGAATCCGTTGTCTGGCGGGTCGATTCCATGCTGATGGAGCGTTACCGGGAACCGTCGTTCATCAAACTGATCAACATGCGCACGGGAACCGCTTTTTCGGGCAGCGAGACGGGCAGCCACGCCGGGTCGGTGGTGGTCTTCCTGCGGCGTCTCGACCAGTCGGAGATCGGAACGGACGAGATCAAAGCCTGCATATCGAAAGAACTGGGGACGATTCCGTCGGCCTATAAGTTCGCCATCGGCGCCGGACACCGTTTCGGCGCGCAGGTCTCGATCAGTCTGTTCGGCTATGACATGGAGACGCTCGAACGGGCGAGTTTCGAATTTCAGGCCCGTCTGCGCGAACTCGACGCGCTGTACAACGTGATCGACAATGCGCAGCTCGGCGGTCAGGAGGTTCGTGTCCGGCTCAAACCGCTGGCCTACAGTCTGGGACTCACCCAGCAGCAGGTGATGGGGCAGGTGCGCGAGGCGTTCTACGGGTCGCTCGCGCAGCGTTTGCAGGAGGGTAAGGACGAGGTGTGGTTCTACGTCCGCTATCCCGATACGGATCGCAGGACGATGGGCGATCTGGTTAAAATGATGATCCGCACGACGAACGGCGTCTATCCGCTCGGCGAACTGTGCGATCTGGATCTGGGTCGCAGCGTCCTTTCGATCAACCATTACAACGGGCGGAAGGAGATTCGCGTCGACGCCTATATGGAAGACGCTTCGGCGTCGGTGATTCCTGTCATGGAGGAGATCGAACAGCATATCCTGCCCGAGATTCTCGCCCGCTATCCGGACATTACCTACATGCAGCAGGGGCAGATGAAGGACATGCGCGACGAAATGCAGACCATCAAGGGTTTCTATATGATCGCTTTGTTCGTCATCGTCATGATACTGGTTATCTACCTGCGTTCGACGCTTCAGATGTCGCTCGTAGTCCTGATGATCCCCGTGGGGTGCATGTCGGCGATCTGGGGCCACTGGATCGAGGGTGTGCCGCTTTCGATGATGACCATCTGGGGCATGGTGGCCCTTTCGGGAACGATCATCAACGACGCGGTGGTCTTCATCTCCCGCTACAACGATTGTCTGAAACTGTCGATGAAGGTCGACGAGGCGATTGTCGAGGCCGCCCGGTCGCGTTTCCGGCCCATTATACTCACGTCGCTGACGACGACGGCCGGATTGTTCCCGCTGATCCGCGAAGGCAGCAGCGACGCCCGTTTCGTCCTGCCCATGGCCATTACGCTCGGATACGGTATCCTCTTCGGGACGTTTTTCATCCTGACGTGCTTCCCGGTGCTTATCAAGATGGCCAACCGGTTCAAATTCTTCTTCCTGCGGCTTCGTCATCCGGATGCAACGCCCGAAAGTGCGGAAACGGCCGTGAAGGACATGGCGCGGAATACGGATTTCAACGAATGA
- a CDS encoding efflux RND transporter periplasmic adaptor subunit — MKKHRLLQAALVAFILIAAFGAYRYMVVTKPVAEKNKAKKSVVHVRADTVALRDYDVAYSCFAKVHAGATVRLSSEVSARIVAGPVALREGTSFRKGDLLVRLYDDDARASLMAARSRYMSLLSQQLSDLAVDFPQEADKWSAFFNRLSVDEDLPPLPAINSAKEKVYLAVRNVISEYYGVRQAEINLRKYAVYAPFDGVFATVNKEVGAIASVGGEIATITQTDRLELEAGVEPDYVRYFSCGSAVTVEDERGGFRGTVARIAPFVDENTQRVKVYIRVETPGRNLISGQLYRVRIAAARLREVVRLPREALFADDTVYACVDGRLRARPAEVVYVDEDYAYLRGLEPGTLVVAESLVNPSDGMEIGLLEGRRASDKTE; from the coding sequence ATGAAGAAACATCGATTATTGCAGGCGGCATTGGTCGCTTTCATTCTGATCGCAGCCTTCGGAGCCTACCGCTACATGGTTGTGACCAAGCCGGTCGCCGAGAAGAACAAGGCGAAGAAGAGCGTCGTACACGTCCGGGCCGATACGGTCGCCTTGCGGGACTACGACGTCGCCTATTCCTGTTTTGCGAAGGTTCATGCCGGGGCGACGGTCCGGCTCAGCTCGGAGGTCAGCGCCCGCATCGTCGCAGGGCCGGTCGCACTGCGCGAAGGCACGAGTTTCCGGAAGGGAGACCTGCTCGTCCGGCTTTACGACGACGACGCGCGCGCGTCGCTGATGGCCGCCCGGAGCCGTTATATGAGCCTGCTCTCGCAGCAGCTTTCCGATCTGGCCGTGGACTTTCCGCAGGAGGCGGATAAGTGGAGCGCCTTCTTCAACCGACTTTCCGTCGACGAGGACCTGCCGCCGCTTCCGGCGATCAACAGTGCGAAGGAGAAAGTTTATCTGGCGGTCCGGAATGTCATTTCCGAATACTACGGAGTTCGGCAGGCCGAGATCAATCTGCGCAAATACGCCGTTTACGCCCCTTTCGACGGCGTATTTGCGACGGTGAACAAAGAGGTCGGCGCCATCGCCTCCGTCGGGGGCGAGATCGCCACCATCACCCAGACCGACCGGCTCGAACTGGAAGCCGGCGTCGAACCCGATTATGTGCGCTATTTTTCCTGCGGCAGTGCCGTGACGGTGGAGGACGAACGGGGCGGTTTTCGCGGTACGGTCGCCCGCATCGCCCCGTTCGTAGATGAGAACACGCAGCGCGTGAAGGTCTACATTCGGGTCGAAACTCCCGGCCGCAACCTGATTTCGGGTCAGCTCTACCGGGTTCGTATCGCCGCGGCCCGGCTCAGGGAGGTCGTGCGCCTGCCGCGCGAGGCGCTCTTCGCCGACGATACGGTTTATGCCTGCGTCGACGGCCGCCTGCGCGCCCGGCCGGCCGAGGTTGTTTATGTGGATGAGGATTACGCCTATTTGCGCGGTCTGGAACCCGGAACGCTCGTTGTCGCCGAATCGCTGGTCAATCCTTCCGACGGGATGGAGATCGGCTTGCTGGAAGGTCGTCGGGCGTCGGATAAAACGGAATAG
- a CDS encoding DUF4857 domain-containing protein has product MTAKIVRVLLVFTTILILGFYLPDLFRSRFEKRAGKRLLYYSEVKSDFVFSEEVYDSLRQANRMVYYDRSGNPLTENEYARLLPFDNARKLKMLGMMPDSLMGEPLTQEVLRSVRRVMLIGDRGFDFALAPLFESCPGHPGVDLPHDLFRIGRRGIEFIDAATNSVDTQKSRIFDEALREAGFRAPARDIFGIPSTIKSRDDGYFVVDARGKLFHLLMAHGAPRVKAIDNDFEIKQIKCHVPGEIYCHIFTPDNELYALLTDYTLKKLPLGKNNGRFMLTYNRYFRSYKNLGRDSSTMYVLDRDFEPVDRCAIAVNNYRNSPAAAAEERIFPFRIMLTPGYAHFIPIPNPVRQFWPVNLFFVLLLVVVKRLNRCRLTGAFHLVDLALTAVFGIYGFIAVLIFPNRY; this is encoded by the coding sequence ATGACGGCGAAAATTGTAAGAGTGCTGCTGGTGTTCACCACCATCCTGATTTTGGGCTTTTATCTGCCCGATCTGTTTCGCAGCCGGTTCGAGAAGCGTGCGGGCAAGCGCCTGCTCTATTACAGCGAGGTGAAGAGCGATTTCGTGTTCAGCGAAGAGGTGTACGATTCGCTCCGGCAAGCCAACCGCATGGTATATTACGACCGGAGCGGCAATCCGCTGACCGAGAACGAATATGCCCGGCTGCTGCCTTTCGACAATGCGCGCAAGTTGAAGATGCTGGGCATGATGCCCGACTCGCTCATGGGCGAGCCGCTCACGCAGGAGGTGCTGCGGAGCGTGCGCCGCGTGATGCTCATCGGGGACCGCGGATTCGATTTCGCGCTGGCTCCGCTATTCGAGTCGTGTCCCGGACATCCGGGTGTCGATCTGCCGCACGACCTCTTCCGGATCGGCAGGCGCGGCATCGAGTTCATCGACGCGGCGACGAATAGCGTCGATACACAGAAAAGCCGGATTTTCGACGAGGCGCTGCGCGAAGCCGGGTTCCGTGCTCCGGCGCGGGACATCTTCGGCATCCCTTCGACGATCAAATCCCGCGACGACGGCTATTTCGTGGTCGACGCCCGCGGCAAGCTGTTTCATTTGCTGATGGCCCACGGCGCACCGCGCGTGAAGGCCATCGACAACGATTTCGAGATCAAGCAGATCAAATGCCATGTGCCGGGGGAGATTTACTGCCATATCTTCACTCCCGACAACGAGCTTTATGCGCTGCTGACCGACTACACGCTGAAAAAACTGCCTCTCGGGAAGAACAACGGCCGGTTCATGCTGACCTACAACCGCTATTTCCGCTCGTACAAGAATCTTGGGCGGGACAGCAGCACGATGTATGTCCTCGACCGCGATTTCGAGCCTGTCGACCGTTGCGCGATCGCAGTGAACAACTACCGCAATTCGCCGGCCGCCGCTGCCGAAGAGCGGATATTCCCGTTCCGCATCATGCTGACGCCCGGATATGCGCATTTCATCCCCATTCCCAATCCGGTACGGCAGTTCTGGCCCGTCAATCTGTTTTTCGTGCTGCTGCTCGTCGTCGTCAAACGGCTGAACCGCTGCCGGCTTACGGGCGCATTCCATCTCGTCGATCTGGCCTTGACAGCCGTATTCGGCATTTACGGGTTCATCGCCGTGTTAATTTTCCCGAACAGATACTGA
- a CDS encoding DUF4857 domain-containing protein, which yields MYRNIIRVVAVLFAAFAAAMALPGFYRMVPASWHGDYKKIVYSEVLGDFIISKSIYSDDPSDRSGIRYEIRDSKGNAYTPEQVDTLAVLENASQLIYEGRLPETVCGVAVTPERVSAHDYTVYFGDGGGRDYGLFDLKDKLSYVSTDYRTQDLFRFGRGGIEFLDAPSNRVDTAKTAAFRRALAGAGFVSPVSGAWAPADRTDAETLGYFMTDSRGGLFRMGMCGGEPEVERIALPEGCAVRNLNFADRPEFLAMMLTEKGEVYRMGRDYTFRRLPLPDTRGMRVEMHSMLLFNKFVYAYHDHTTCYVTDVDYRMIDSCTVSNRTYEQTAKYKVQQIVFPFTVRLTPWRGLRFMGSEGLLWLLVSVCLTGIMVAVKRRRREPLDNPFVLVDLVIVALFGIYGFLGVLVMPGLGNPNAN from the coding sequence ATGTACCGAAATATCATACGCGTCGTCGCCGTTCTGTTCGCCGCATTCGCGGCCGCCATGGCATTGCCCGGGTTCTACCGCATGGTTCCCGCATCGTGGCACGGCGATTATAAAAAGATCGTCTATTCGGAAGTTCTGGGCGATTTCATCATCTCGAAAAGCATCTATTCCGACGATCCGTCCGACAGGTCCGGCATCCGGTACGAAATCCGGGATTCGAAGGGCAACGCCTACACGCCTGAACAGGTCGATACGCTGGCCGTGCTTGAAAACGCTTCGCAGCTTATCTACGAAGGCCGTCTGCCTGAAACCGTCTGCGGTGTCGCCGTCACGCCTGAGCGTGTGTCGGCGCACGATTATACGGTCTATTTCGGCGATGGCGGAGGCCGGGACTACGGATTGTTCGATTTGAAGGACAAGCTGTCCTATGTTTCGACCGATTACCGGACGCAGGATCTGTTCCGTTTCGGCCGCGGCGGGATTGAGTTCCTCGACGCTCCCTCGAATAGGGTCGATACGGCGAAAACGGCGGCTTTCCGCCGCGCGCTCGCCGGTGCGGGATTCGTCTCTCCGGTGTCGGGCGCTTGGGCGCCTGCGGATCGTACGGACGCCGAGACACTGGGTTATTTCATGACCGACAGCCGCGGAGGGCTTTTCCGGATGGGCATGTGCGGCGGAGAGCCTGAGGTCGAGCGGATCGCACTGCCGGAAGGATGCGCCGTGCGTAATCTGAATTTTGCCGACCGGCCCGAATTCCTTGCCATGATGCTGACCGAAAAGGGCGAAGTGTACCGGATGGGACGCGACTATACCTTCCGCCGGCTTCCGCTGCCCGATACGCGCGGTATGCGGGTGGAGATGCACAGCATGTTGCTGTTCAACAAGTTCGTCTATGCCTATCACGATCACACGACCTGTTACGTTACGGATGTCGATTACCGGATGATCGACAGTTGTACGGTGAGTAACCGCACCTATGAACAGACTGCGAAATATAAAGTGCAGCAAATCGTGTTTCCCTTTACCGTGCGCCTTACGCCTTGGCGCGGGCTGCGTTTTATGGGGTCCGAAGGGCTTCTCTGGCTATTGGTCAGCGTCTGCCTGACCGGAATCATGGTTGCGGTCAAACGTCGCCGCAGGGAGCCGCTGGACAATCCTTTCGTGCTCGTCGATCTGGTGATCGTGGCGTTGTTCGGCATCTACGGATTTTTGGGCGTACTGGTCATGCCGGGACTCGGAAACCCGAATGCAAATTGA
- a CDS encoding ABC transporter ATP-binding protein, protein MEERKNVIECRNLTHYYGKKLVYENLNISVGEGRILGLLGKNGAGKSTTINILNGFLAPRSGQCLIYGEDTQNLSPATKARIGYLIEGHIQYSFMNVHQIEKFYSGFYEKWDRDAYFNLINRLKILPRQKISTMSCGQRAQVALGLILAQDPDLLILDDFSLGLDPGYRRLFIDYLREYAKSRGKTVFLTSHIIQDMERLIDDILIMDYNRVLYQGPLADFQRDFKGFFFEAEGAVDLSGAPEVVNLERLNNHCELYTYASEEEIVALLQCRGVGFVNFRRENLTLEDAFIGLTGKY, encoded by the coding sequence ATGGAAGAACGTAAAAATGTAATAGAGTGCCGCAACCTGACGCACTACTATGGCAAAAAACTGGTTTACGAAAACCTGAACATCTCGGTCGGTGAAGGCCGCATTCTCGGCTTGCTGGGCAAGAACGGTGCGGGCAAGAGTACGACGATCAATATCCTCAACGGATTTCTGGCTCCCCGCTCGGGACAGTGTCTGATCTACGGCGAGGATACGCAGAACCTGTCGCCCGCAACGAAAGCCCGCATCGGTTACCTGATCGAGGGACATATTCAGTATTCGTTCATGAATGTCCACCAGATCGAGAAGTTCTATTCGGGGTTCTATGAAAAATGGGACCGTGACGCCTATTTCAACCTGATCAACCGGCTGAAGATTCTCCCGCGGCAGAAAATCTCGACCATGTCGTGCGGACAGCGTGCACAGGTGGCTTTGGGGCTTATTCTGGCTCAGGACCCCGACCTGCTGATCCTCGACGATTTCTCGCTGGGACTGGACCCGGGTTACCGGCGTCTGTTCATCGACTACCTGCGCGAATACGCCAAGTCGAGGGGCAAGACGGTTTTTCTCACCTCGCACATCATTCAGGATATGGAGCGGCTGATCGACGACATCCTGATCATGGACTATAACCGGGTGCTCTATCAGGGACCGCTGGCCGATTTCCAGCGTGATTTCAAAGGGTTCTTCTTCGAGGCCGAGGGAGCGGTCGACCTTTCGGGCGCGCCGGAGGTCGTCAATCTGGAACGGCTGAACAACCATTGCGAGCTGTACACCTATGCCTCTGAAGAGGAGATCGTCGCGCTTTTGCAGTGCCGGGGCGTCGGATTCGTCAACTTCCGGCGGGAAAACCTCACCTTGGAGGATGCCTTTATCGGACTTACGGGTAAATACTGA
- a CDS encoding DUF4843 domain-containing protein yields MICFLVAAVCLSGACRERDIEVYDANRVSLNIAKGEFRPGTYPESYAFNAYFLGVGAGDYTLDIPVRLTGVIDYEHDREYRVRVNEELSQYAVNGVEYTLDEKQLLRKGLYEDTFPLTIHVARLNETDDYKLRIELTPNENFVSGLPEYQWVEVSFVKNVNTPPAFWENTSKLSKLTYHPVKCAKFLEVSGITDPDWKDAGTSLALDYWIAVCTEYFEQNEVYDQTTGNRIFFDE; encoded by the coding sequence ATGATTTGTTTCCTTGTCGCAGCGGTCTGTCTGTCGGGGGCGTGCCGGGAACGCGATATAGAGGTCTATGATGCGAACCGTGTTTCGCTCAACATCGCCAAAGGCGAATTCCGGCCCGGAACTTATCCCGAGTCCTATGCGTTCAACGCCTATTTCTTGGGCGTGGGAGCCGGGGACTACACGCTGGATATTCCGGTACGCCTGACCGGGGTCATTGATTACGAGCACGACCGCGAATACCGGGTCCGGGTCAACGAAGAGTTGTCGCAGTATGCCGTCAACGGCGTGGAATATACGCTCGACGAAAAGCAGCTTCTCCGCAAGGGGCTTTACGAGGATACCTTTCCGCTGACGATCCATGTCGCACGGCTCAACGAGACCGACGACTACAAACTCCGCATCGAACTGACTCCGAACGAGAATTTCGTGTCCGGACTGCCCGAATATCAGTGGGTGGAGGTGTCGTTCGTGAAGAACGTCAATACGCCGCCTGCTTTCTGGGAGAATACCTCCAAACTCAGCAAACTTACCTATCATCCGGTGAAATGCGCCAAATTTTTGGAGGTCAGCGGCATCACCGATCCCGACTGGAAGGATGCCGGAACCAGTCTCGCTCTGGATTACTGGATCGCCGTCTGCACGGAATATTTCGAGCAGAACGAAGTCTACGACCAGACGACGGGTAACAGAATATTTTTCGATGAATGA
- a CDS encoding RagB/SusD family nutrient uptake outer membrane protein: MKRKNLAKISVMFVLLLASCGKWLDVTSKSEVDIDDMFDAAEGYYNSVTGVYINMGDANLYGGYVALTALEPLTGQYTVSANNEKRRKWAAYDYASDDSKKIIDDLWLTMYNNIFNANLVIDKLRHEERTLFEEGVREIMLAEMLAMRAYMYFDLVRMFNEPYAVNAESNNVPWKTSWDATIGERHTSERLLAQLMDELAEAKSLLETRDPIVVARKSADPYVSYDRTKRMNYYAVCALRARIALYTGDYATAYDEAKTVVGSDKFRFITAPEIAETDPYGEELRSNRIFTPELVFALDNDRITASARAYYEGLSEDIVTSPNCYEADDLRLNAWLAYNSMNKINLIKYKRSSLAADSYKYPKACTPMLKLSEMYLIAEEAVMNAPQLDPAPLSYINTLKRHRGIAELDASTSADALRTALTREYICDFKGEGQLFFYYKRLNMDRVDNGNYNGNTIAIAPQAYTFPRPDNENDFGN, encoded by the coding sequence ATGAAAAGGAAGAATCTTGCAAAAATATCCGTGATGTTCGTACTGTTGCTCGCATCGTGCGGCAAGTGGCTGGACGTGACGTCCAAATCGGAGGTGGACATCGACGACATGTTCGATGCGGCCGAGGGCTACTACAATTCGGTAACGGGCGTGTACATCAACATGGGCGACGCCAATCTGTACGGCGGTTATGTGGCGCTGACCGCCCTCGAACCGCTGACCGGGCAGTATACCGTGTCGGCCAACAACGAGAAGCGCCGCAAATGGGCGGCCTACGACTATGCGAGCGACGATTCGAAGAAGATTATCGACGACCTTTGGCTCACGATGTACAACAACATCTTCAACGCCAATCTGGTCATCGACAAACTGCGCCACGAGGAACGGACCCTGTTCGAAGAGGGGGTGCGGGAGATCATGCTCGCGGAGATGCTCGCCATGCGCGCCTATATGTACTTCGATCTGGTGCGGATGTTCAACGAACCGTATGCCGTCAATGCGGAATCGAACAATGTCCCGTGGAAAACCTCTTGGGATGCGACGATCGGTGAACGCCATACGTCGGAGCGGCTGCTGGCGCAGTTGATGGATGAGCTCGCGGAGGCGAAATCCCTGCTCGAAACCCGCGACCCCATCGTCGTCGCACGCAAGTCGGCCGATCCGTATGTCTCCTACGACCGCACCAAACGTATGAACTATTATGCCGTTTGTGCGCTGCGTGCGCGTATCGCCCTTTACACGGGCGACTACGCTACGGCCTACGACGAGGCGAAGACGGTCGTCGGATCGGATAAATTCCGGTTTATCACCGCACCCGAGATCGCCGAGACCGATCCCTACGGCGAGGAGCTGCGATCGAACCGGATCTTCACGCCCGAACTGGTGTTCGCCCTCGACAACGATCGGATCACGGCGAGCGCACGGGCTTATTACGAAGGGCTTTCCGAAGATATAGTAACCTCGCCCAACTGTTACGAGGCGGACGACCTGCGTCTGAATGCATGGCTCGCTTACAATTCGATGAATAAGATCAATCTGATCAAGTACAAACGTTCCTCGCTGGCGGCTGACAGCTACAAATATCCCAAGGCATGCACTCCGATGCTGAAACTGAGCGAAATGTATCTGATTGCCGAGGAGGCCGTGATGAACGCTCCGCAGCTCGATCCCGCACCGTTGTCCTACATCAATACGCTCAAGCGTCACCGCGGTATTGCGGAACTCGACGCATCGACATCCGCCGATGCGCTGCGCACGGCCTTGACACGCGAATATATTTGCGATTTCAAGGGTGAGGGGCAGTTGTTTTTCTACTACAAGCGGCTCAATATGGACCGTGTGGACAACGGAAATTACAACGGCAACACCATTGCGATAGCTCCGCAGGCATATACTTTCCCGCGGCCTGACAATGAAAACGATTTCGGTAATTAA